A region of Tigriopus californicus strain San Diego chromosome 7, Tcal_SD_v2.1, whole genome shotgun sequence DNA encodes the following proteins:
- the LOC131884133 gene encoding cullin-5-like: MLKDKNALSFEDKWPQMRPTLLKLLRQMSVSRSEWQDLFWLVHSVCLWDEKGAPKVYAALREDILDFIKQAQERVLSHQEDQALLKAYIAEWRKFFTQCSYLPKPFGQLETALQGKTTTSLQKGKPTEDNSVVRKLMLDSWNQSIFSNIKERLQSSAMKLVHNERNGEAFDSQLVIGVRESYVNLSSNAEDKLQIYRENFERAYIDATEQFYNLKAPEHLLEHGVQDYMRYADAKLREEEQRAQKYLESSSGSVQNLVKSCVDVLVTSNKETILAECAGMIKTNETDKLQLLFKLMDRVPDSGILPMLHDLEDHIYQTGIADMIESADVITQDCEKYVERLLELFRRFSLLVHDAFHDDPRFMTSRDMAFKRVVNDTSVFRLELPGRGRMYSRVVPESKCPELLANYCDILLRKNPVSKKLTSDEIEAKLREVLLVLKYVQNKDVFMRYAKGHLTRRLILETSADSEMEENMVEWLREVGMPADFINKLSRMFQDVKVSEDLNSQFKDYLSMNLEKHNLSDIISIKILNQGAWAKSNERQPVSLPRELEDFIPEVEEFYKSKHSGRKLQWHHHMSNGTITFANNIGKFDLEVTTFQMAVLFCWENRRHDRLTLDNLKLATELPDSEIRRTLWGLVSMAKLKRQILMYEPQVSKPNDFTDNTQFWINHEFAMIKNGKVQKRGKVSLIGRLQLCTDKAKEEENEGIMQLRIFRTQEAIIKILKMRKRINNAQLQTELVDILKNMFLPSKKMIKEQIEWLIENKYMKRDDDNINTFIYMA; encoded by the exons ATGTTGAAGGACAAGAACGCCTTGAGCTTTGAGGACAAATGGCCGCAGATGCGTCCGACGCTGTTGAAGCTCCTGCGGCAGATGAGCGTGTCTCGGAGTGAATGGCAGGACCTGTTTTGGTTGGTCCACTCGGTGTGTCTGTGGGACGAGAAAGGCGCGCCCAAAGTCTACGCCGCCCTCAGAGAG GACATCTTGGACTTCATCAAACAGGCCCAGGAGCGAGTGTTGTCGCATCAGGAGGACCAGGCCCTCTTAAAGGCCTACATCGCGGAATGGCGGAAGTTCTTCACGCAATGCAGCTACTTGCCCAAGCCTTTTGGTCAGTTGGAGACGGCCCTCCAGGGCAAAACCACCACCAGTCTACAAAAGGGCAAACCCACCGAGGACAACAGCGTGGTGCGCAAGCTCATGCTCGATTCCTGGAATCAGAGCATCTTCTCCAACATCAAAGAACGCCTCCAAAGCTCGGCCATGAAGCTCGTGCACAACGAGCGCAATGGTGAAGCCTTTGACTCGCAATTGGTGATCGGCGTACGCGAATCCTACGTCAATCTCTCGTCCAATGCCGAGGACAAGCTCCAGATCTATCGGGAGAACTTTGAGCGCGCCTACATCGATGCCACCGAGCAGTTCTACAATCTCAAAGCCCCCGAGCATCTACTCGAACACGGCGTCCAGGACTATATGAGGTATGCCGATGCCAAATTACGCGAGGAAGAGCAACGCGCCCAAAAGTACCTCGAGTCGAGCTCGGGCTCGGTTCAGAATCTAGTCAAGTCCTGTGTCGATGTGCTCGTCACCTCAAACAAGGAAACCATCCTGGCCGAGTGCGCCGGCATGATCAAGACCAACGAGACGGACAAACTTCAGCTCCTGTTCAAGCTCATGGATCGTGTGCCCGATTCCGGGATCTTGCCCATGCTCCACGACCTCGAGGATCACATCTACCAGACGGGCATCGCCGATATGATCGAATCGGCGGATGTGATTACGCAAGACTGCGAAAAATATGTGGAGCGTTTGCTCGAGCTCTTCCGTCGATTTAGTCTTCTCGTGCACGATGCCTTCCACGATGACCCGCGGTTCATGACCTCACGAGACATGGCCTTCAAACGGGTGGTCAACGACACGTCCGTGTTCCGGTTAGAGTTGCCCGGGCGTGGTCGAATGTATTCTCGCGTAGTGCCCGAATCCAAGTGTCCCGAGCTGCTGGCTAATTATTGTGATATCCTTCTCCGAAAGAACCCGGTCAGCAAGAAGCTCACCTCGGACGAGATCGAGGCTAAGCTGCGGGAAGTGTTGCTCGTGTTAAAGTACGTACAGAATAAGGACGTGTTTATGCGCTACGCCAAAGGTCATCTCACACGTCGACTCATCCTCGAGACCTCCGCCGACTCGGAAATGGAGGAGAACATGGTCGAGTGGCTCCGAGAGGTGGGCATGCCAGCCGACTTCATCAACAAACTCAGTCGAATGTTCCAAGACGTCAAG GTGAGCGAGGACCTGAATTCCCAATTCAAAGACTACCTGTCCATGAATCTTGAAAAGCACAACCTCTCCGATATTATCTCCATCAAAATCCTTAACCAAGGAGCTTGGGCCAAAAGCAACGAAAGGCAGCCCGTTTCCCTACCTCGAGAATTAGAAGACTTTATTCCGGAAGTGGAAGAATTCTACAAG AGCAAGCATTCAGGTCGGAAGTTGCAATGGCATCACCACATGTCCAATGGAACGATCACGTTCGCGAACAACATCGGGAAATTCGATCTCGAAGTCACCACCTTCCAAATGGCCGTACTCTTCTGTTGGGAGAACCGTCGTCACGATCGACTCACGTTAGATAACCTCAAATTGGCCACGGAGTTGCCGGACTCGGAAATCCGTCGCACCCTCTGGGGTCTCGTGTCCATGGCCAAATTGAAACGGCAAATCTTGATGTACGAGCCTCAAGTGAGCAAGCCCAACGACTTCACGGACAACACGCAGTTCTGGATCAACCACGAGTTCGCCATGATCAAGAACGGGAAAGTGCAGAAGCGCGGGAAAGTCAGTTTGATTGGAAGGCTTCAGTTGTGCACGGACAAGgccaaagaggaggagaacgagGGCATTATGCAGCTAAGGATCTTCCGTACGCAAGAGGCCATCATCAAGATACTAAAGATGAGGAAGCGCATCAACAATGCTCAGCTTCAGACGGAACTGGTGGACATTCTTAAGAACATGTTCCTACCGTCCAAGAAGATGATCAAGGAGCAAATCGAGTGGCTCATTGAGAACAAGTACATGAAACGCGACGACGACAACATTAATACCTTCATTTACATGGCTTGA